A single region of the Tigriopus californicus strain San Diego chromosome 8, Tcal_SD_v2.1, whole genome shotgun sequence genome encodes:
- the LOC131885367 gene encoding 2,4-dienoyl-CoA reductase [(3E)-enoyl-CoA-producing], mitochondrial-like isoform X2 — MMALRQSRSWVNRLTTRSQWTALPSSPHAWLSSRRCQSNMTQLPQAGQFPALNTPMLPPGSYDGRVVFITGGGTGLGKGMAQMFSQLGAKVVIAARRQNVLEATASEISGITGQEVLPLACDIRDPQAIAQAVDTCVERFGLPHVVVHNAAGNFISPTERLSPNAFRTIIDIVLNGTAYLTLDIGKRMIQEKRGGVFLAITTHYTNEGSAFVVPSACAKSGVETMMKSLGVEWGRHGIRMNCIAPGPIETEGAFSRLDPSGAMMEQAVQEIPTGRLGEVNEIANLASYLCSDYASWVNTETVTLDGGEFRSLAGEFNKLRMVPQEQWDTLEQMIRSTNKKSKL; from the exons ATGATGGCACTCAGACAAAGTCGATCCTGGGTCAACCGCCTGACCACCCGTTCACAATGGACCGCCCTTCCATCCTCACCTCACGCTTGG CTCTCATCCCGCCGTTGTCAGTCGAATATGACTCAATTACCGCAAGCCGGACAATTCCCAGCCCTTAACACGCCTATGTTGCCTCCGGGGAGTTATGATGGGAGAGTGGTGTTCATAACGGGCGGAGGCACCGGATTGGGCAAAGGCATGGCTCAAATGTTCAGTCAACTTGGGGCCAAAGTGGTAATTGCGGCCAG ACGACAGAACGTGCTGGAAGCTACGGCCTCGGAGATCAGCGGCATCACCGGCCAAGAGGTGTTGCCCCTGGCTTGCGACATTCGGGATCCACAGGCAATCGCGCAAGCGGTTGACACTTGCGTCGAGCGATTCGGTCTACCGCACGTGGTAGTCCATAATGCGGcagggaatttcatttcacccACGGAGCGACTTTCGCCTAACGCATTTCGAACCATCATTGATATCGTGTTGAACGGCACCGCCTACCTAACGCTGGATATCGGCAAACGCATGATCCAAGAAAAGCGAG GGGGGGTGTTCTTAGCTATCACCACCCATTACACTAATGAAGGCTCCGCATTCGTCGTGCCCAGTGCGTGTGCCAAATCCGGTGTGGAAACCATGATGAA GTCTTTGGGTGTAGAATGGGGACGTCATGGCATTCGAATGAATTGCATTGCACCCGGACCGATCGAGACCGAGGGCGCCTTTTCTCGCTTGGATCCCTCAGGCGCCATGATGGAACAGGCAGTCCAAGAAATCCCCACGGGGCGTTTGGGTGAGGTCAACGAGATAGCTAATTTGGCCTCGTACCTGTGCAGCGACTACGCCTCATGGGTCAATACCGAG ACCGTGACTTTGGACGGCGGGGAGTTCCGCAGTTTGGCCGGGGAGTTCAACAAACTCCGAATGGTGCC
- the LOC131885367 gene encoding 2,4-dienoyl-CoA reductase [(3E)-enoyl-CoA-producing], mitochondrial-like isoform X1 yields the protein MMTLRQSRSWVNRLTTRSQWTALSSSPHAWLSSRRCQSNMTQLPQAGQFPALNTPMLPPGSYDGRVVFITGGGTGLGKGMAQMFSQLGAKVVIAARRQNVLEATASEISGITGQEVLPLACDIRDPQAIAQAVDTCVERFGLPHVVVHNAAGNFISPTERLSPNAFRTIIDIVLNGTAYLTLDIGKRMIQEKRGGVFLAITTHYTNEGSAFVVPSACAKSGVETMMKSLGVEWGRHGIRMNCIAPGPIETEGAFSRLDPSGAMMEQAVQEIPTGRLGEVNEIANLASYLCSDYASWVNTETVTLDGGEFRSLAGEFNKLRMVPQEQWDTLEQMIRSTNKKSKL from the exons ATGATGACACTCAGACAAAGTCGATCCTGGGTTAACCGCCTGACCACCCGTTCACAATGGACCGCCCTTTCATCCTCACCTCACGCTTGG CTCTCATCCCGCCGTTGTCAGTCGAATATGACTCAATTACCGCAAGCCGGACAATTCCCAGCCCTTAACACGCCTATGTTGCCTCCGGGGAGTTATGATGGGAGAGTGGTGTTCATAACGGGCGGAGGCACCGGATTGGGCAAAGGCATGGCTCAAATGTTCAGTCAACTTGGGGCCAAAGTGGTAATTGCGGCCAG ACGACAGAACGTGCTGGAAGCTACGGCCTCGGAGATCAGCGGCATCACCGGCCAAGAGGTGTTGCCCCTGGCTTGCGACATTCGGGATCCACAGGCAATCGCGCAAGCGGTTGACACTTGCGTCGAGCGATTCGGTCTACCGCACGTGGTAGTCCATAATGCGGcagggaatttcatttcacccACGGAGCGACTTTCGCCTAACGCATTTCGAACCATCATTGATATCGTGTTGAACGGCACCGCCTACCTAACGCTGGATATCGGCAAACGCATGATCCAAGAAAAGCGAG GGGGGGTGTTCTTAGCTATCACCACCCATTACACTAATGAAGGCTCCGCATTCGTCGTGCCCAGTGCGTGTGCCAAATCCGGTGTGGAAACCATGATGAA GTCTTTGGGTGTAGAATGGGGACGTCATGGCATTCGAATGAATTGCATTGCACCCGGACCGATCGAGACCGAGGGCGCCTTTTCTCGCTTGGATCCCTCAGGCGCCATGATGGAACAGGCAGTCCAAGAAATCCCCACGGGGCGTTTGGGTGAGGTCAACGAGATAGCTAATTTGGCCTCGTACCTGTGCAGCGACTACGCCTCATGGGTCAATACCGAG ACCGTGACTTTGGACGGCGGGGAGTTCCGCAGTTTGGCCGGGGAGTTCAACAAACTCCGAATGGTGCC
- the LOC131885761 gene encoding histone-lysine N-methyltransferase EHMT1-like, giving the protein MSVNPHLKLDMDRVEREDERCSFLQACSRLDQRNIFNLVDGGERLDMADTLDDVGQNGLHFVVATTHPDEKRQANLVKYLLSKGADINQARTTDGWTPLFLAVMWGRAEIVSLLLARGAKPRITDQMGMTCEDWARAYRFDKIQQLLLHARSKLPHSRFSIVTQGPPLQNLGPRNSLGSNDTLSESSHNSQSSEDSSLSTPSPSSTPGANSHPSEPSPTEACLLTAQ; this is encoded by the exons ATGAGTGTGAATCCGCATTTGAAGCTGGACATGGACCGCGTGGAACGCGAGGACGAGCGATGTAGCTTCCTCCAGGCGTGTTCACGACTCGATCAGCGCAATATCTTCAACTTGGTGGACGGCGGCGAACGCTTGGACATGGCCGATACCTTAGATGACGTGGGTCAGAACGGGCTCCACTTTGTGGTGGCCACCACGCATCCGGACGAGAAACGACAGGCTAATCTGGTCAAGTATCTCTTGAGTAAGGGGGCGGACATCAATCAAGCGCGAACCACCGACGGCTGGACACCGCTCTTTCTAGCTGTCATGTGGGGCCGGGCCGAGATCGTGAGCCTGCTGTTAGCCCGCGGGGCCAAGCCTCGGATCACTGACCAAATGGGCATGACCTGCGAGGATTGGGCTCGGGCCTATCGCTTTGACAAAATCCAACAGCTTTTGCTTCATGC gCGTTCCAAATTGCCTCATTCGCGGTTTTCTATTGTCACTCAGGGCCCCCCGTTGCAAAATTTAGGCCCACGAAATAGCCTCGGCAGCAACGACACCTTGTCAGAGTCCAGTCACAATAGTCAATCGTCGGAGGACTCCTCGCTCTCGACACCCTCGCCCTCTAGTACCCCGGGGGCGAACTCGCACCCCAGTGAACCCTCTCCGACTGAGGCTTGCCTTTTAACCGCTCAGTGA
- the LOC131885762 gene encoding CKLF-like MARVEL transmembrane domain-containing protein 4: MEFRSGKPVSPPPAPGAGATHDMKMTETHLQTNIRWDPSYLKSVPGMLKLAAVIVDLVGFICVMCASAYWRTRSVGSWFAFVTMTGFWTTGTLLLFYLLHVIEKFHVIPWMLIEMIFCALWAFFFLTGGLDTAINAANDSAFGAAAFFAFVAMGIYGFDAFLKFRGWQAGHHAQGLRTVQHNKPEVPAPAY; encoded by the exons ATGGAATTTCGCTCGGGTAAGCCCGTGTCGCCCCCACCCGCCCCAGGCGCCGGGGCTACGCACGATATGAAAATGACGGAGACCCACCTGCAGACCAATATCCGATGGGATCCATCCTACCTCAAGAGCGTGCCGGGCATGCTCAAGCTGGCGGCGGTG ATTGTGGACTTGGTGGGCTTTATATGTGTGATGTGTGCCTCGGCCTATTGGCGCACACGCTCCGTGGGCAGTTGGTTCGCCTTTGTCACCATGACAGGGTTTTGGACCACGGGCACGTTGCTCTTGTTCTATCTGCTCCatgtgattgaaaaatttcaCGTCATCCCTTGGATGTTAATTGAGATGATCTTCTGCGCTTTGTGGGCCTTCTTCTTCCTAACTGGAGGTTTGGACACGGCCATTAATGCGGCCAATGATTCGGCCTTTGGCGCTGCCGCCTTTTTCGCTTTCGTGGCTATGGGTATCTACGGCTTCGACGCCTTCCTCAAATTTCGCGGTTGGCAAGCCGGACACCACGCCCAAGGCCTCCGAACCGTCCAGCATAACAAGCCAGAAGTCCCGGCTCCGGCCTATTAA
- the LOC131885755 gene encoding insulin-degrading enzyme-like has protein sequence MVLLARAVCRLTLRSLAAPPSWFGSALAFSRASACARYRGVVANTSAILSLFLSRCGGLSQSSMSLTRASSESESNMTEAVSQRVEDVIQSASDQRQYRALKLTNGLRVMLVSDPETEKAAASLDVHVGHMKDPRELPGLAHFLEHMLFMGTKKFPNENEYSKFLNQHGGCSNAYTASDHTNFYFDVTSQHLPGALDRFAQFFLEPLFTEDATEREVKAVNSEHDKNVASDSWRLRQLQQQFSDPEHDFNKFGTGNLDTLWNGPREKGLDVRQALLQFHDQWYSSNIMTLCVLGRETLDELEKLVVPLFAGVVNKDREVPFWLDHPLRDQDCGQITYVVPIKDFRDMHVVFPIPDLRPHYKSGPSHYVSHLIGHEGEGSLLSLLKQKGWANSLYGGPKNGSKGFAFFIISLELTEEGLEHTDEIIGLVFQYLKMLREAGPQKWTFDESKSINDMRFRFKDKESPINYVEYVAQNMQYFSLPEVLYADYDLSEWKPELVDRVLENLVPEKTQVSILSQKFTDIATHTEKWYGTKYHTEPIPHEKLNRWTNEPVDPALRLPPPNPFIPTDFSLAPREETNLPHPVIIKDTPLFRVWFKQDDQFLLPKSCIYFELRSPMVYLDPHHDNMTRMFVRLLQDDLNEFAYDAELAGLNYRINNTKAGLNLSIKGYNQKQSVLLEKLVSRMANFKINPDRFKLLKESYVRLLKNFDMEQPHRHAVYNSSSVLVDRIWMTNELVQVLDELTIEAVQDFIPRFLAKLHIQSLMHGNMTEAQSLALVDLVERTLQINGSVRPLLISQMVRDRELQLEADTHHILTKENHFHKSSCIEVYLQCGEVTPKEKMIMELFAHLINEPCFNILRTQEQLGYIVWSGSRRQCGVQGLRFIIQSDKHPNYLDDRIESFLASVPKLLEDMSEEDFSANRTALKEKILEKPKRLSSLSYMYWAEIVSQQYNFDRDNIEATELDQITKSEVLQFFEKYFSRSAPRKKLSCHIISKAEGGAGLDHQTTEEKRERAQSIDDLLMFKSSRPLHPVPKPFVAPENFLKAKCMK, from the coding sequence ATGGTCCTCTTGGCCCGTGCTGTCTGCCGCTTGACGCTCCGTTCGCTCGCGGCTCCTCCCTCTTGGTTCGGGTCAGCCCTGGCCTTTAGCCGTGCGTCCGCCTGTGCTCGATATCGCGGAGTGGTGGCCAATACTTCGGCTATCTTGAGCCTGTTTTTGAGCCGGTGCGGTGGGTTGTCCCAGAGTTCCATGAGTTTGACCAGGGCGTCTAGTGAGAGTGAGAGCAATATGACGGAGGCGGTGAGCCAAAGGGTGGAGGACGTCATCCAGTCGGCCTCGGATCAGCGACAATATCGCGCTTTGAAGTTGACCAATGGTTTGCGAGTGATGCTGGTGTCCGATCCGGAGACGGAGAAGGCCGCCGCCTCGCTCGATGTCCATGTGGGTCACATGAAGGATCCCCGAGAACTCCCGGGATTGGCCCATTTCCTTGAGCATATGCTCTTTATGGGCACCAAGAAGTTTCCCAACGAGAACGAGTACAGCAAGTTTCTGAACCAACACGGCGGGTGCTCCAACGCTTACACGGCCAGCGACCATACCAACTTCTACTTTGATGTGACGAGCCAGCATTTGCCGGGGGCGTTAGACCGGTTTGCCCAATTCTTTCTCGAGCCGCTCTTCACCGAAGATGCCACGGAACGCGAGGTCAAGGCGGTCAATTCCGAGCATGACAAGAACGTGGCGTCTGATTCTTGGCGCTTGCGGCAATTGCAGCAACAGTTCTCGGATCCGGAGCACGACTTCAACAAGTTTGGTACGGGCAATTTGGACACCTTGTGGAACGGACCCCGAGAGAAAGGACTTGATGTCCGGCAGGCCTTGCTCCAATTCCACGACCAATGGTACTCCAGTAATATTATGACCTTGTGCGTTTTGGGACGAGAAACCCTGGACGAGTTGGAGAAATTAGTCGTGCCCCTCTTCGCCGGCGTGGTCAACAAGGATCGGGAGGTGCCGTTTTGGCTGGATCACCCGCTGCGGGATCAAGATTGTGGACAAATTACGTACGTGGTGCCCATCAAAGACTTCCGCGATATGCATGTTGTCTTTCCTATTCCTGATTTGCGCCCGCACTACAAATCTGGACCTAGTCATTATGTGAGTCACTTGATTGGCCATGAAGGCGAAGGAAGTTTGCTGTcgctattgaaacaaaaaggttgggccaattccttgtaTGGTGGACCGAAGAACGGGTCCAAAGGCTTCGCTTTCTTTATCATCAGTTTGGAACTGACTGAGGAGGGACTCGAACATACGGACGAGATTATTGGACTGGtttttcaatacttgaagATGCTGCGGGAGGCTGGCCCGCAGAAATGGACTTTTGACGAGAGCAAAAGCATCAACGATATGAGATTCCGATTCAAAGACAAAGAGAGTCCCATCAACTACGTGGAGTATGTggcccaaaatatgcaatactTCTCTTTGCCAGAAGTTTTGTACGCCGACTACGACTTATCCGAGTGGAAACCTGAATTGGTGGATAGGGTGCTGGAAAATCTCGTGCCTGAAAAGACACAAGTGTCCATCTTATCGCAAAAGTTTACTGACATTGCCACTCACACGGAAAAATGGTATGGCACCAAGTATCACACCGAACCCATTCCGCATGAGAAACTTAACCGTTGGACCAACGAACCCGTTGATCCCGCCCTTCGCCTACCTCCGCCTAATCCGTTTATTCCGACTGACTTTTCACTGGCTCCTAGAGAAGAAACCAACCTACCTCATCCTGTCATCATCAAAGACACGCCCTTGTTCCGAGTTTGGTTTAAGCAAGACGATCAATTTCTCTTGCCCAAGAGTTGCATCTACTTTGAGCTGCGCTCGCCCATGGTTTATCTGGATCCTCATCACGATAACATGACTCGCATGTTTGTCCGCTTGCTCCAAGATGACCTGAATGAGTTTGCCTATGATGCCGAACTGGCGGGTCTCAATTATCGTATTAACAACACGAAAGCCGGCCTCAATCTGTCCATTAAAGGCTACAACCAAAAGCAAAGCGTCTTGTTGGAAAAGCTTGTTTCTCGTatggccaatttcaaaatcaacccGGATCGTTTCAAACTCTTGAAAGAATCGTACGTGCGATTGTTGAAGAATTTTGACATGGAACAGCCACATCGGCATGCTGTCTACAATAGCTCAAGTGTTCTAGTGGATAGAATCTGGATGACCAATGAGCTTGTTCAAGTATTGGACGAACTGACCATTGAGGCTGTTCAGGACTTCATTCCCAGGTTCCTTGCCAAGTTGCATATCCAGTCCTTGATGCATGGAAATATGACAGAGGCGCAATCCTTGGCTTTGGTTGATCTGGTCGAGCGAACTCTTCAGATAAATGGCTCGGTACGTCCGTTACTCATATCACAAATGGTGAGAGATCGTGAGCTTCAATTGGAAGCTGACACTCACCATATTCTCACCAAGGAGAATCACTTCCACAAGAGCTCTTGCATCGAGGTCTATTTGCAATGTGGAGAAGTCACTCCCAAAGAAAAGATGATCATGGAATTGTTTGCCCATCTCATTAATGAGCCATGCTTCAACATTCTTCGAACTCAGGAACAACTGGGCTACATCGTCTGGAGTGGGAGCCGACGGCAATGCGGTGTTCAAGGCCTAAGATTCATCATCCAATCCGACAAGCACCCGAACTACCTTGACGACCGCATCGAATCCTTCTTGGCCTCCGTCCCAAAACTGTTGGAGGATATGTCGGAAGAGGATTTCAGTGCCAACCGAACGGCCTTGAAGGAGAAGATCCTGGAGAAGCCCAAAAGGCTCTCGTCCTTGTCCTACATGTACTGGGCCGAAATCGTATCGCAACAATACAACTTCGACCGTGACAACATCGAGGCCACCGAACTGGACCAAATCACGAAGAGTGAAGTTCTTCAATTCTTCGAGAAATATTTCAGTCGCTCAGCACCCAGGAAGAAGTTGTCTTGTCACATCATTTCCAAAGCAGAAGGTGGGGCTGGATTGGACCATCAAACCACTGAGGAGAAAAGGGAACGCGCTCAATCCATCGACGATTTGCTCATGTTTAAATCTAGCCGACCTTTACACCCGGTCCCCAAACCGTTTGTGGCTCCGGAGAACTTCTTGAAAGCCAAGTGTATGAAGTGA